One Leopardus geoffroyi isolate Oge1 chromosome B1, O.geoffroyi_Oge1_pat1.0, whole genome shotgun sequence DNA window includes the following coding sequences:
- the MFSD10 gene encoding major facilitator superfamily domain-containing protein 10 isoform X3, translating into MGWGAGGSCTPRPPIRQQPLSEPRVITVVFLGLLLDLLAFTLLLPLLPGLLESHGRAHDPLYGSWQQGVDWFAAAIRMPAEKRYNSVLFGGLIGSVFSFLQFLLAPVTGAVSDCLGRRPVMLLSLAGLATSYAVWAASKSFAAFLASRVIGGISKGNVSLSTAIVADLGSPSARSRGMVRARYGARRLGFLASGLPSRLRRSSPQAVIGVAFSLAFTLGPMLGAFLPAEMVPWLALLFAASDLLFIFCFLPETLPAEKRASSIGPGFQAAADLLSPVALLRFSAVARGQDPPAGDGIHHLRRLGLVYFLYLFLFSGLEFTLSFLAHQRFQFSSLQQGKMFFFIGLTMATVQGAYARKISPGSEIAAVKRAILLLVPAFLLIGWGLTLPALGLGLLLYSFAAAVVVPCLSSVVADYGLPRQKGTIMGTLRSLGALARAVGPVVAASVYWLAGARVCFTVCSGLFLLPFLLLRNLRPPARMAPKAE; encoded by the exons ATgggctggggagcaggagggagctGCACCCCGCGCCCACCTATCCGCCAACAGCCCTTGTCAGAGCCCCGTGTGATCACCGTGGTCTTCCTCGGCCTCCTGCTGGACCTCCTGGCCTTCACTCTGCTGTTGCCTCTGCTGCCAGGGCTGCTGGAGAGCCATGGCCGTGCCCAC GATCCCCTCTATGGCTCCTGGCAACAAGGCGTGGACTGGTTTGCCGCAGCCATCAGGATGCCAGCGGAGAAGAGGTACAACAGTGTCCTGTTTGGAG GTCTGATAGGCTCAGTCTTCTCCTTCCTGCAGTTCCTCTTGGCACCAGTCACGGGGGCGGTCTCAGACTGTCTCGGGAGGCGCCCGGTGATGCTGCTGTCCCTG GCAGGTCTGGCCACCTCGTATGCCGTGTGGGCGGCCTCAAAGAGCTTCGCCGCCTTCCTGGCCTCCAGGGTGATTGGGGGCATCAGCAAGGGAAACGTCAGCCTCTCCACAGCCATCGTAGCCGACCTGGGCTCACCTTCCGCCCGCAGCCGAGGCATGGTGCGTGCGCGCTACGGGGCGAGGAGGCTGGGATTCCTTGCCTCGGGTCTCCCATCCCGGCTCAGGCGGTCTTCTCCCCAGGCAGTCATTGGAGTGGCCTTCTCGCTGGCCTTCACGCTGGGCCCCATGCTTGGCGCCTTCCTGCCAGCGGAGATGGTGCCCTGGCTGGCTTTGCTCTTTGCTGCCTCCGACctgttgtttattttctgcttcctgCCGGAGACGCTGCCTGCGGAGAAGCGG gcatcCTCTATCGGCCCGGGGTTCCAGGCCGCGGCAGACCTGCTCAGCCCCGTGGCCCTGCTCCGTTTCTCGGCCGTGGCCCGTGGCCAGGACCCACCCGCTGGAGACG GGATCCATCACCTTCGCCGCCTGGGTCTGGTGTACTTCCTCTACCTCTTCCTGTTCTCGGGTCTCGAGTTCACCCTGAGCTTCCTCGCTCATCAGCGCTTCCAGTTCAGCAG CCTGCAGCAAGGAAAGATGTTTTTCTTCATCGGCCTCACCATGGCCACCGTGCAGGGCGCCTACGCCCGGAAGATCAGCCCTGGCAGCGAGATTGCAGCGGTGAAGCGG GCCATCTTACTGCTggtgcctgccttcctcctcatTGGCTGGGGGCTCACGCTGCCCGCACTGGGCCTGGGGCTGCTGCTCTACTCCTTCG CCGCTGCCGTCGTGGTGCCCTGCTTGTCCTCCGTGGTCGCTGACTATG gCTTGCCCAGGCAGAAGGGCACGATCATGGGCACACTTCGGAGCCTGGGCGCCCTGGCCAGGGCAGTGGGACCCGTGGTGGCTGCCTCAG TGTACTGGCTGGCCGGGGCCAGGGTCTGCTTCACGGTGTGCTCAGGCCTCTTCCTGCTCCCTTTCCTGCTCCTGCGCAACCTGAGGCCTCCAGCCCGCATGGCACCCAAGGCCGAGTAG
- the MFSD10 gene encoding major facilitator superfamily domain-containing protein 10 isoform X6: protein MGWGAGGSCTPRPPIRQQPLSEPRVITVVFLGLLLDLLAFTLLLPLLPGLLESHGRAHDPLYGSWQQGVDWFAAAIRMPAEKRYNSVLFGGLIGSVFSFLQFLLAPVTGAVSDCLGRRPVMLLSLAGLATSYAVWAASKSFAAFLASRVIGGISKGNVSLSTAIVADLGSPSARSRGMAVIGVAFSLAFTLGPMLGAFLPAEMVPWLALLFAASDLLFIFCFLPETLPAEKRASSIGPGFQAAADLLSPVALLRFSAVARGQDPPAGDGIHHLRRLGLVYFLYLFLFSGLEFTLSFLAHQRFQFSSLQQGKMFFFIGLTMATVQGAYARKISPGSEIAAVKRAILLLVPAFLLIGWGLTLPALGLGLLLYSFAAAVVVPCLSSVVADYGLPRQKGTIMGTLRSLGALARAVGPVVAASVYWLAGARVCFTVCSGLFLLPFLLLRNLRPPARMAPKAE, encoded by the exons ATgggctggggagcaggagggagctGCACCCCGCGCCCACCTATCCGCCAACAGCCCTTGTCAGAGCCCCGTGTGATCACCGTGGTCTTCCTCGGCCTCCTGCTGGACCTCCTGGCCTTCACTCTGCTGTTGCCTCTGCTGCCAGGGCTGCTGGAGAGCCATGGCCGTGCCCAC GATCCCCTCTATGGCTCCTGGCAACAAGGCGTGGACTGGTTTGCCGCAGCCATCAGGATGCCAGCGGAGAAGAGGTACAACAGTGTCCTGTTTGGAG GTCTGATAGGCTCAGTCTTCTCCTTCCTGCAGTTCCTCTTGGCACCAGTCACGGGGGCGGTCTCAGACTGTCTCGGGAGGCGCCCGGTGATGCTGCTGTCCCTG GCAGGTCTGGCCACCTCGTATGCCGTGTGGGCGGCCTCAAAGAGCTTCGCCGCCTTCCTGGCCTCCAGGGTGATTGGGGGCATCAGCAAGGGAAACGTCAGCCTCTCCACAGCCATCGTAGCCGACCTGGGCTCACCTTCCGCCCGCAGCCGAGGCATG GCAGTCATTGGAGTGGCCTTCTCGCTGGCCTTCACGCTGGGCCCCATGCTTGGCGCCTTCCTGCCAGCGGAGATGGTGCCCTGGCTGGCTTTGCTCTTTGCTGCCTCCGACctgttgtttattttctgcttcctgCCGGAGACGCTGCCTGCGGAGAAGCGG gcatcCTCTATCGGCCCGGGGTTCCAGGCCGCGGCAGACCTGCTCAGCCCCGTGGCCCTGCTCCGTTTCTCGGCCGTGGCCCGTGGCCAGGACCCACCCGCTGGAGACG GGATCCATCACCTTCGCCGCCTGGGTCTGGTGTACTTCCTCTACCTCTTCCTGTTCTCGGGTCTCGAGTTCACCCTGAGCTTCCTCGCTCATCAGCGCTTCCAGTTCAGCAG CCTGCAGCAAGGAAAGATGTTTTTCTTCATCGGCCTCACCATGGCCACCGTGCAGGGCGCCTACGCCCGGAAGATCAGCCCTGGCAGCGAGATTGCAGCGGTGAAGCGG GCCATCTTACTGCTggtgcctgccttcctcctcatTGGCTGGGGGCTCACGCTGCCCGCACTGGGCCTGGGGCTGCTGCTCTACTCCTTCG CCGCTGCCGTCGTGGTGCCCTGCTTGTCCTCCGTGGTCGCTGACTATG gCTTGCCCAGGCAGAAGGGCACGATCATGGGCACACTTCGGAGCCTGGGCGCCCTGGCCAGGGCAGTGGGACCCGTGGTGGCTGCCTCAG TGTACTGGCTGGCCGGGGCCAGGGTCTGCTTCACGGTGTGCTCAGGCCTCTTCCTGCTCCCTTTCCTGCTCCTGCGCAACCTGAGGCCTCCAGCCCGCATGGCACCCAAGGCCGAGTAG
- the MFSD10 gene encoding major facilitator superfamily domain-containing protein 10 isoform X7, with the protein MGWGAGGSCTPRPPIRQQPLSEPRVITVVFLGLLLDLLAFTLLLPLLPGLLESHGRAHDPLYGSWQQGVDWFAAAIRMPAEKRYNSVLFGGLIGSVFSFLQFLLAPVTGAVSDCLGRRPVMLLSLGDWGHQQGKRQPLHSHRSRPGLTFRPQPRHGSHWSGLLAGLHAGPHAWRLPASGDGALAGFALCCLRPVVYFLLPAGDAACGEAGKASSIGPGFQAAADLLSPVALLRFSAVARGQDPPAGDGIHHLRRLGLVYFLYLFLFSGLEFTLSFLAHQRFQFSSLQQGKMFFFIGLTMATVQGAYARKISPGSEIAAVKRAILLLVPAFLLIGWGLTLPALGLGLLLYSFAAAVVVPCLSSVVADYGLPRQKGTIMGTLRSLGALARAVGPVVAASVYWLAGARVCFTVCSGLFLLPFLLLRNLRPPARMAPKAE; encoded by the exons ATgggctggggagcaggagggagctGCACCCCGCGCCCACCTATCCGCCAACAGCCCTTGTCAGAGCCCCGTGTGATCACCGTGGTCTTCCTCGGCCTCCTGCTGGACCTCCTGGCCTTCACTCTGCTGTTGCCTCTGCTGCCAGGGCTGCTGGAGAGCCATGGCCGTGCCCAC GATCCCCTCTATGGCTCCTGGCAACAAGGCGTGGACTGGTTTGCCGCAGCCATCAGGATGCCAGCGGAGAAGAGGTACAACAGTGTCCTGTTTGGAG GTCTGATAGGCTCAGTCTTCTCCTTCCTGCAGTTCCTCTTGGCACCAGTCACGGGGGCGGTCTCAGACTGTCTCGGGAGGCGCCCGGTGATGCTGCTGTCCCTG GGTGATTGGGGGCATCAGCAAGGGAAACGTCAGCCTCTCCACAGCCATCGTAGCCGACCTGGGCTCACCTTCCGCCCGCAGCCGAGGCATG GCAGTCATTGGAGTGGCCTTCTCGCTGGCCTTCACGCTGGGCCCCATGCTTGGCGCCTTCCTGCCAGCGGAGATGGTGCCCTGGCTGGCTTTGCTCTTTGCTGCCTCCGACctgttgtttattttctgcttcctgCCGGAGACGCTGCCTGCGGAGAAGCGGGTAAG gcatcCTCTATCGGCCCGGGGTTCCAGGCCGCGGCAGACCTGCTCAGCCCCGTGGCCCTGCTCCGTTTCTCGGCCGTGGCCCGTGGCCAGGACCCACCCGCTGGAGACG GGATCCATCACCTTCGCCGCCTGGGTCTGGTGTACTTCCTCTACCTCTTCCTGTTCTCGGGTCTCGAGTTCACCCTGAGCTTCCTCGCTCATCAGCGCTTCCAGTTCAGCAG CCTGCAGCAAGGAAAGATGTTTTTCTTCATCGGCCTCACCATGGCCACCGTGCAGGGCGCCTACGCCCGGAAGATCAGCCCTGGCAGCGAGATTGCAGCGGTGAAGCGG GCCATCTTACTGCTggtgcctgccttcctcctcatTGGCTGGGGGCTCACGCTGCCCGCACTGGGCCTGGGGCTGCTGCTCTACTCCTTCG CCGCTGCCGTCGTGGTGCCCTGCTTGTCCTCCGTGGTCGCTGACTATG gCTTGCCCAGGCAGAAGGGCACGATCATGGGCACACTTCGGAGCCTGGGCGCCCTGGCCAGGGCAGTGGGACCCGTGGTGGCTGCCTCAG TGTACTGGCTGGCCGGGGCCAGGGTCTGCTTCACGGTGTGCTCAGGCCTCTTCCTGCTCCCTTTCCTGCTCCTGCGCAACCTGAGGCCTCCAGCCCGCATGGCACCCAAGGCCGAGTAG
- the MFSD10 gene encoding major facilitator superfamily domain-containing protein 10 isoform X8, which yields MGWGAGGSCTPRPPIRQQPLSEPRVITVVFLGLLLDLLAFTLLLPLLPGLLESHGRAHDPLYGSWQQGVDWFAAAIRMPAEKRYNSVLFGGLIGSVFSFLQFLLAPVTGAVSDCLGRRPVMLLSLGDWGHQQGKRQPLHSHRSRPGLTFRPQPRHVIGVAFSLAFTLGPMLGAFLPAEMVPWLALLFAASDLLFIFCFLPETLPAEKRASSIGPGFQAAADLLSPVALLRFSAVARGQDPPAGDGIHHLRRLGLVYFLYLFLFSGLEFTLSFLAHQRFQFSSLQQGKMFFFIGLTMATVQGAYARKISPGSEIAAVKRAILLLVPAFLLIGWGLTLPALGLGLLLYSFAAAVVVPCLSSVVADYGLPRQKGTIMGTLRSLGALARAVGPVVAASVYWLAGARVCFTVCSGLFLLPFLLLRNLRPPARMAPKAE from the exons ATgggctggggagcaggagggagctGCACCCCGCGCCCACCTATCCGCCAACAGCCCTTGTCAGAGCCCCGTGTGATCACCGTGGTCTTCCTCGGCCTCCTGCTGGACCTCCTGGCCTTCACTCTGCTGTTGCCTCTGCTGCCAGGGCTGCTGGAGAGCCATGGCCGTGCCCAC GATCCCCTCTATGGCTCCTGGCAACAAGGCGTGGACTGGTTTGCCGCAGCCATCAGGATGCCAGCGGAGAAGAGGTACAACAGTGTCCTGTTTGGAG GTCTGATAGGCTCAGTCTTCTCCTTCCTGCAGTTCCTCTTGGCACCAGTCACGGGGGCGGTCTCAGACTGTCTCGGGAGGCGCCCGGTGATGCTGCTGTCCCTG GGTGATTGGGGGCATCAGCAAGGGAAACGTCAGCCTCTCCACAGCCATCGTAGCCGACCTGGGCTCACCTTCCGCCCGCAGCCGAGGCATG TCATTGGAGTGGCCTTCTCGCTGGCCTTCACGCTGGGCCCCATGCTTGGCGCCTTCCTGCCAGCGGAGATGGTGCCCTGGCTGGCTTTGCTCTTTGCTGCCTCCGACctgttgtttattttctgcttcctgCCGGAGACGCTGCCTGCGGAGAAGCGG gcatcCTCTATCGGCCCGGGGTTCCAGGCCGCGGCAGACCTGCTCAGCCCCGTGGCCCTGCTCCGTTTCTCGGCCGTGGCCCGTGGCCAGGACCCACCCGCTGGAGACG GGATCCATCACCTTCGCCGCCTGGGTCTGGTGTACTTCCTCTACCTCTTCCTGTTCTCGGGTCTCGAGTTCACCCTGAGCTTCCTCGCTCATCAGCGCTTCCAGTTCAGCAG CCTGCAGCAAGGAAAGATGTTTTTCTTCATCGGCCTCACCATGGCCACCGTGCAGGGCGCCTACGCCCGGAAGATCAGCCCTGGCAGCGAGATTGCAGCGGTGAAGCGG GCCATCTTACTGCTggtgcctgccttcctcctcatTGGCTGGGGGCTCACGCTGCCCGCACTGGGCCTGGGGCTGCTGCTCTACTCCTTCG CCGCTGCCGTCGTGGTGCCCTGCTTGTCCTCCGTGGTCGCTGACTATG gCTTGCCCAGGCAGAAGGGCACGATCATGGGCACACTTCGGAGCCTGGGCGCCCTGGCCAGGGCAGTGGGACCCGTGGTGGCTGCCTCAG TGTACTGGCTGGCCGGGGCCAGGGTCTGCTTCACGGTGTGCTCAGGCCTCTTCCTGCTCCCTTTCCTGCTCCTGCGCAACCTGAGGCCTCCAGCCCGCATGGCACCCAAGGCCGAGTAG
- the MFSD10 gene encoding major facilitator superfamily domain-containing protein 10 isoform X1, with protein MGWGAGGSCTPRPPIRQQPLSEPRVITVVFLGLLLDLLAFTLLLPLLPGLLESHGRAHDPLYGSWQQGVDWFAAAIRMPAEKRYNSVLFGGLIGSVFSFLQFLLAPVTGAVSDCLGRRPVMLLSLGDWGHQQGKRQPLHSHRSRPGLTFRPQPRHGSHWSGLLAGLHAGPHAWRLPASGDGALAGFALCCLRPVVYFLLPAGDAACGEAGILYRPGVPGRGRPAQPRGPAPFLGRGPWPGPTRWRRDPSPSPPGSGVLPLPLPVLGSRVHPELPRSSALPVQQPAARKDVFLHRPHHGHRAGRLRPEDQPWQRDCSGEAGHLTAGACLPPHWLGAHAARTGPGAAALLLRSPRWEETSKHPTASSPLSLPQRLAQAEGHDHGHTSEPGRPGQGSGTRGGCLSVLAGRGQGLLHGVLRPLPAPFPAPAQPEASSPHGTQGRVVELAPPQAGTGPLPSPWGPALAPDRHSSSSVVRAWAVLPVVPGAGTPQHLSGFVFTFLSDTRCQPSLQMTK; from the exons ATgggctggggagcaggagggagctGCACCCCGCGCCCACCTATCCGCCAACAGCCCTTGTCAGAGCCCCGTGTGATCACCGTGGTCTTCCTCGGCCTCCTGCTGGACCTCCTGGCCTTCACTCTGCTGTTGCCTCTGCTGCCAGGGCTGCTGGAGAGCCATGGCCGTGCCCAC GATCCCCTCTATGGCTCCTGGCAACAAGGCGTGGACTGGTTTGCCGCAGCCATCAGGATGCCAGCGGAGAAGAGGTACAACAGTGTCCTGTTTGGAG GTCTGATAGGCTCAGTCTTCTCCTTCCTGCAGTTCCTCTTGGCACCAGTCACGGGGGCGGTCTCAGACTGTCTCGGGAGGCGCCCGGTGATGCTGCTGTCCCTG GGTGATTGGGGGCATCAGCAAGGGAAACGTCAGCCTCTCCACAGCCATCGTAGCCGACCTGGGCTCACCTTCCGCCCGCAGCCGAGGCATG GCAGTCATTGGAGTGGCCTTCTCGCTGGCCTTCACGCTGGGCCCCATGCTTGGCGCCTTCCTGCCAGCGGAGATGGTGCCCTGGCTGGCTTTGCTCTTTGCTGCCTCCGACctgttgtttattttctgcttcctgCCGGAGACGCTGCCTGCGGAGAAGCGG gcatcCTCTATCGGCCCGGGGTTCCAGGCCGCGGCAGACCTGCTCAGCCCCGTGGCCCTGCTCCGTTTCTCGGCCGTGGCCCGTGGCCAGGACCCACCCGCTGGAGACG GGATCCATCACCTTCGCCGCCTGGGTCTGGTGTACTTCCTCTACCTCTTCCTGTTCTCGGGTCTCGAGTTCACCCTGAGCTTCCTCGCTCATCAGCGCTTCCAGTTCAGCAG CCTGCAGCAAGGAAAGATGTTTTTCTTCATCGGCCTCACCATGGCCACCGTGCAGGGCGCCTACGCCCGGAAGATCAGCCCTGGCAGCGAGATTGCAGCGGTGAAGCGG GCCATCTTACTGCTggtgcctgccttcctcctcatTGGCTGGGGGCTCACGCTGCCCGCACTGGGCCTGGGGCTGCTGCTCTACTCCTTCG GTCCCCCAGGTGGGAGGAGACCAGCAAGCACCCGACAgcttcctcccccctctctctcccccaaaggCTTGCCCAGGCAGAAGGGCACGATCATGGGCACACTTCGGAGCCTGGGCGCCCTGGCCAGGGCAGTGGGACCCGTGGTGGCTGCCTCAG TGTACTGGCTGGCCGGGGCCAGGGTCTGCTTCACGGTGTGCTCAGGCCTCTTCCTGCTCCCTTTCCTGCTCCTGCGCAACCTGAGGCCTCCAGCCCGCATGGCACCCAAGGCCGAGTAGTGGAGCTAGCCCCGCCCCAAGCTGGGACGggacctctcccctccccctggggcccagccctggcccccgATAGACACTCCAGCAGCTCCGTGGTACGCGCCTGGGCAGTCCTGCCCGTCGTGCCGGGAGCAGGGACTCCCCAACACCTTTCAGGTTTTGTGTTCACTTTTCTCTCAGACACACGGTGTCAGCCAAGCCtccaaatgacaaaataa
- the MFSD10 gene encoding major facilitator superfamily domain-containing protein 10 isoform X4 — MGWGAGGSCTPRPPIRQQPLSEPRVITVVFLGLLLDLLAFTLLLPLLPGLLESHGRAHDPLYGSWQQGVDWFAAAIRMPAEKRYNSVLFGGLIGSVFSFLQFLLAPVTGAVSDCLGRRPVMLLSLAGLATSYAVWAASKSFAAFLASRVIGGISKGNVSLSTAIVADLGSPSARSRGMAVIGVAFSLAFTLGPMLGAFLPAEMVPWLALLFAASDLLFIFCFLPETLPAEKRASSIGPGFQAAADLLSPVALLRFSAVARGQDPPAGDGIHHLRRLGLVYFLYLFLFSGLEFTLSFLAHQRFQFSSLQQGKMFFFIGLTMATVQGAYARKISPGSEIAAVKRAILLLVPAFLLIGWGLTLPALGLGLLLYSFGPPGGRRPASTRQLPPPSLSPKGLPRQKGTIMGTLRSLGALARAVGPVVAASVYWLAGARVCFTVCSGLFLLPFLLLRNLRPPARMAPKAE; from the exons ATgggctggggagcaggagggagctGCACCCCGCGCCCACCTATCCGCCAACAGCCCTTGTCAGAGCCCCGTGTGATCACCGTGGTCTTCCTCGGCCTCCTGCTGGACCTCCTGGCCTTCACTCTGCTGTTGCCTCTGCTGCCAGGGCTGCTGGAGAGCCATGGCCGTGCCCAC GATCCCCTCTATGGCTCCTGGCAACAAGGCGTGGACTGGTTTGCCGCAGCCATCAGGATGCCAGCGGAGAAGAGGTACAACAGTGTCCTGTTTGGAG GTCTGATAGGCTCAGTCTTCTCCTTCCTGCAGTTCCTCTTGGCACCAGTCACGGGGGCGGTCTCAGACTGTCTCGGGAGGCGCCCGGTGATGCTGCTGTCCCTG GCAGGTCTGGCCACCTCGTATGCCGTGTGGGCGGCCTCAAAGAGCTTCGCCGCCTTCCTGGCCTCCAGGGTGATTGGGGGCATCAGCAAGGGAAACGTCAGCCTCTCCACAGCCATCGTAGCCGACCTGGGCTCACCTTCCGCCCGCAGCCGAGGCATG GCAGTCATTGGAGTGGCCTTCTCGCTGGCCTTCACGCTGGGCCCCATGCTTGGCGCCTTCCTGCCAGCGGAGATGGTGCCCTGGCTGGCTTTGCTCTTTGCTGCCTCCGACctgttgtttattttctgcttcctgCCGGAGACGCTGCCTGCGGAGAAGCGG gcatcCTCTATCGGCCCGGGGTTCCAGGCCGCGGCAGACCTGCTCAGCCCCGTGGCCCTGCTCCGTTTCTCGGCCGTGGCCCGTGGCCAGGACCCACCCGCTGGAGACG GGATCCATCACCTTCGCCGCCTGGGTCTGGTGTACTTCCTCTACCTCTTCCTGTTCTCGGGTCTCGAGTTCACCCTGAGCTTCCTCGCTCATCAGCGCTTCCAGTTCAGCAG CCTGCAGCAAGGAAAGATGTTTTTCTTCATCGGCCTCACCATGGCCACCGTGCAGGGCGCCTACGCCCGGAAGATCAGCCCTGGCAGCGAGATTGCAGCGGTGAAGCGG GCCATCTTACTGCTggtgcctgccttcctcctcatTGGCTGGGGGCTCACGCTGCCCGCACTGGGCCTGGGGCTGCTGCTCTACTCCTTCG GTCCCCCAGGTGGGAGGAGACCAGCAAGCACCCGACAgcttcctcccccctctctctcccccaaaggCTTGCCCAGGCAGAAGGGCACGATCATGGGCACACTTCGGAGCCTGGGCGCCCTGGCCAGGGCAGTGGGACCCGTGGTGGCTGCCTCAG TGTACTGGCTGGCCGGGGCCAGGGTCTGCTTCACGGTGTGCTCAGGCCTCTTCCTGCTCCCTTTCCTGCTCCTGCGCAACCTGAGGCCTCCAGCCCGCATGGCACCCAAGGCCGAGTAG
- the MFSD10 gene encoding major facilitator superfamily domain-containing protein 10 isoform X5 translates to MGWGAGGSCTPRPPIRQQPLSEPRVITVVFLGLLLDLLAFTLLLPLLPGLLESHGRAHDPLYGSWQQGVDWFAAAIRMPAEKRYNSVLFGGLIGSVFSFLQFLLAPVTGAVSDCLGRRPVMLLSLAGLATSYAVWAASKSFAAFLASRVIGGISKGNVSLSTAIVADLGSPSARSRGMAVIGVAFSLAFTLGPMLGAFLPAEMVPWLALLFAASDLLFIFCFLPETLPAEKRASSIGPGFQAAADLLSPVALLRFSAVARGQDPPAGDGIHHLRRLGLVYFLYLFLFSGLEFTLSFLAHQRFQFSSLQQGKMFFFIGLTMATVQGAYARKISPGSEIAAVKRAILLLVPAFLLIGWGLTLPALGLGLLLYSFGGRRPASTRQLPPPSLSPKGLPRQKGTIMGTLRSLGALARAVGPVVAASVYWLAGARVCFTVCSGLFLLPFLLLRNLRPPARMAPKAE, encoded by the exons ATgggctggggagcaggagggagctGCACCCCGCGCCCACCTATCCGCCAACAGCCCTTGTCAGAGCCCCGTGTGATCACCGTGGTCTTCCTCGGCCTCCTGCTGGACCTCCTGGCCTTCACTCTGCTGTTGCCTCTGCTGCCAGGGCTGCTGGAGAGCCATGGCCGTGCCCAC GATCCCCTCTATGGCTCCTGGCAACAAGGCGTGGACTGGTTTGCCGCAGCCATCAGGATGCCAGCGGAGAAGAGGTACAACAGTGTCCTGTTTGGAG GTCTGATAGGCTCAGTCTTCTCCTTCCTGCAGTTCCTCTTGGCACCAGTCACGGGGGCGGTCTCAGACTGTCTCGGGAGGCGCCCGGTGATGCTGCTGTCCCTG GCAGGTCTGGCCACCTCGTATGCCGTGTGGGCGGCCTCAAAGAGCTTCGCCGCCTTCCTGGCCTCCAGGGTGATTGGGGGCATCAGCAAGGGAAACGTCAGCCTCTCCACAGCCATCGTAGCCGACCTGGGCTCACCTTCCGCCCGCAGCCGAGGCATG GCAGTCATTGGAGTGGCCTTCTCGCTGGCCTTCACGCTGGGCCCCATGCTTGGCGCCTTCCTGCCAGCGGAGATGGTGCCCTGGCTGGCTTTGCTCTTTGCTGCCTCCGACctgttgtttattttctgcttcctgCCGGAGACGCTGCCTGCGGAGAAGCGG gcatcCTCTATCGGCCCGGGGTTCCAGGCCGCGGCAGACCTGCTCAGCCCCGTGGCCCTGCTCCGTTTCTCGGCCGTGGCCCGTGGCCAGGACCCACCCGCTGGAGACG GGATCCATCACCTTCGCCGCCTGGGTCTGGTGTACTTCCTCTACCTCTTCCTGTTCTCGGGTCTCGAGTTCACCCTGAGCTTCCTCGCTCATCAGCGCTTCCAGTTCAGCAG CCTGCAGCAAGGAAAGATGTTTTTCTTCATCGGCCTCACCATGGCCACCGTGCAGGGCGCCTACGCCCGGAAGATCAGCCCTGGCAGCGAGATTGCAGCGGTGAAGCGG GCCATCTTACTGCTggtgcctgccttcctcctcatTGGCTGGGGGCTCACGCTGCCCGCACTGGGCCTGGGGCTGCTGCTCTACTCCTTCG GTGGGAGGAGACCAGCAAGCACCCGACAgcttcctcccccctctctctcccccaaaggCTTGCCCAGGCAGAAGGGCACGATCATGGGCACACTTCGGAGCCTGGGCGCCCTGGCCAGGGCAGTGGGACCCGTGGTGGCTGCCTCAG TGTACTGGCTGGCCGGGGCCAGGGTCTGCTTCACGGTGTGCTCAGGCCTCTTCCTGCTCCCTTTCCTGCTCCTGCGCAACCTGAGGCCTCCAGCCCGCATGGCACCCAAGGCCGAGTAG